One genomic segment of Danio aesculapii chromosome 15, fDanAes4.1, whole genome shotgun sequence includes these proteins:
- the si:dkey-4p15.5 gene encoding zona pellucida-like domain-containing protein 1 — protein sequence MDTMQEASGTHPGCSGYPLKTFWESYENILETYMERSPEGFVLRSSLSSFLSHPKPLYKNPICQICKIEEAYHPDFVDPTDRDRMIRLVQLLCLSGLLLHCEAQGLQSCLVDPTYRLADNSDISVTCGTNQMFLRILLCPMYFGGYNESLMALNARFGIPDCRGVADWSSSPPVLMFNFSISQEALLLCGNMLNITSQVGSGVFSDFSQIQSVNISGLINAWDPSISAITYRQQLTYQFSCVYPLQYLVNNTEVKVSGVSLAVKDNNGTFVSTLSMTLFTTANYTTKLQIPQTGLQLKTRIYVQVKATNLTNKFNVMLDRCYATTSPYPTSSTSYDLFLGCTRDPQTKVDMNGIAQEAHFSFEAFRFMEHKNLTISTFYLHCATRLCENSTCASLLPKCARKRNVRSIDYNASDVATVSSGPIKTRVDNGGLASRLTSSSSIPQLTYAGAATGLLSVLLLNWLSGSGPAW from the exons ATGGATACCATGCAAGAAGCTTCTGGGACCCATCCGGGATGTTCTGGGTACCCTCTAAAAACCTTCTGGGAATCTTACGAGAATATTCTGGAAACCTACA TGGAGAGATCGCCGGAGGGGTTCGTGTTGCGCTCCTCTTTGTCATCTTTTCTCTCACACCCTAAACCTCTGTATAAAAACCCAATCTGTCAAATCTGCAAGATAGAAGAAGCTTATCATCCAGACTTTGTGGATCCAACAG ATCGCGACAGGATGATCAGGCTAGTCCAGCTTTTGTGCCTTTCTGGTCTGCTTCTACATTGTGAAGCTCAAGGTCTCCAATCATGCCTGGTTGACCCCACATACAGACTAGCAG ATAACTCGGATATTTCCGTGACCTGTGGAACCAATCAGATGTTTTTAAGAATCCTCCTGTGTCCGATGTATTTTGGTGGATATAACGAATCTCTAATGGCACTCAATGCCAGGTTTGGCATCCCAGACTGTCGTGGAGTAGCAGACTGGTCTTCCAGTCCTCCTGTTTTGATGTTTAACTTCTCGATCTCTCAGGAGGCTCTTCTTCTTTGTGGCAACATGCTAAAC ATTACAAGCCAAGTGGGCTCAGGAGTATTTTCAGACTTCTCCCAAATCCAGTCGGTTAACATCTCCGGCTTAATTAACGCCTGGGATCCATCTATCAGCGCCATTACTTACAGACAACAACTAACCTACCAGTTCTCCTGCGTGTATCCACTGCAGTATTTAGTCAACAACACCGAGGTCAAAGT GTCAGGAGTGAGTCTGGCAGTGAAGGACAATAATGGTACTTTCGTCAGTACTTTGAGCATGACTCTTTTCACT acTGCTAATTATACCACCAAACTCCAGATACCACAAACAGGACTGCAGCTGAAAACTCGCATATATGTGCAGGTCAAGGCAACAAATCTCACAAATAA GTTCAATGTAATGCTGGACCGCTGCTATGCCACAACAAGCCCATATCCGACCAGCAGCACCTCATATGATCTATTTCTCGG GTGTACCCGTGACCCTCAGACAAAGGTTGACATGAATGGGATTGCACAGGAAGCTCACTTCTCCTTTGAGGCTTTTCGTTTTATGGAGCATAAGAACTTGACCATCTCCACTTTCTACCTGCACTGTGCCACCCGACTCTGTGAGAACTCCACTTGCGCCTCCCTGCTGCCG aaATGTGCCAGGAAAAGAAATGTACGATCCATAGATTACAATGCTAGTGATGTGGCTACAGTTTCTTCAGGACCAATCAAGACCAGAGTTGACAACG GTGGCCTTGCGAGTAGAC TGACCTCATCCTCGTCGATCCCTCAGCTGACGTATGCTGGTGCTGCCACTGGTTTGCTGAGTGTCCTTCTGCTCAATTGGCTGTCCGGATCAGGACCGGCATGGTGA